A portion of the Meleagris gallopavo isolate NT-WF06-2002-E0010 breed Aviagen turkey brand Nicholas breeding stock chromosome 16, Turkey_5.1, whole genome shotgun sequence genome contains these proteins:
- the LOC100540961 gene encoding heparan sulfate glucosamine 3-O-sulfotransferase 4, whose translation MPKTLEGQITMEKTPSYFVTNEAPRRIHSMAKDTKLIVVVRNPVTRAISDYTQTLSKKPEIPTFEVLAFKNRTLGLIDASWSAIRIGIYALHLENWLQYFPLSQILFVSGERLITDPAGEMAKVQDFLGLKRIVTEKHFYFNKTKGFPCLKKPEDSSAPRCLGKSKGRTHPKIDPDVIHRLRKFYKPFNVMFYQMTGQDFEWEREESEK comes from the coding sequence ATGCCCAAGACGTTAGAAGGCCAGATCACCATGGAGAAGACCCCCAGCTACTTTGTGACCAACGAGGCCCCCAGGCGCATCCACTCCATGGCCAAGGACACCAAGCTGATCGTGGTGGTGCGCAACCCCGTCACCCGCGCCATCTCGGACTACACGCAGACACTCTCCAAGAAGCCAGAGATCCCCACCTTTGAGGTGTTGGCCTTCAAGAACCGGACCCTGGGGCTGATTGACGCTTCCTGGAGCGCCATCCGCATCGGCATCTACGCACTTCACCTGGAGAACTGGCTGCAGTACTTCCCCCTCTCCCAGATCCTCTTTGTCAGTGGTGAGAGGCTCATCACAGACCCAGCTGGGGAGATGGCCAAGGTCCAGGACTTCTTAGGCCTCAAGAGGATTGTGacagagaaacatttttattttaataaaaccaaGGGGTTCCCCTGTCTAAAGAAGCCGGAGGACAGCAGTGCTCCCCGGTGCTTGGGCAAGTCCAAGGGTCGGACTCACCCCAAAATAGACCCCGACGTCATCCACAGACTGCGGAAGTTTTACAAACCATTCAATGTCATGTTTTACCAAATGACAGGCCAAGATTTCGAGTGGGAGCGGGAAGAAAGTGAGAAGTAG